The proteins below are encoded in one region of Telopea speciosissima isolate NSW1024214 ecotype Mountain lineage chromosome 10, Tspe_v1, whole genome shotgun sequence:
- the LOC122641849 gene encoding splicing factor, suppressor of white-apricot homolog isoform X3: protein MCHDQMTVQPPTENVHQIIARTAIFVSKHGGQSEIVLRVKQWDNPTFGFLRPNHHLHAYFRFLIDHVDLLNCVDTKPVIEKNEHSGKNLTDDATGGALSLLGSLYGSGEDEDGTLQFVSESKEKEPGESLDPDKAAISHGSECAESSVRLSEKAEEAPKPILRAAKEKSLLLKRNRFRTADNSAVTCSGKREGDCRGSFGVSIEKSHASALPSTSTVEPLILEPPSHLKRMVDKIVEFILKKGKEFESIVIEQDSKNGRFPFLLPSNQYHPYYLKVLQKAQESVFPGKCFAAPNHDTIGNMGGKKGGPSKDDNDALPNESSVSDIPFDSERKEKFKMVISGSKKDAHDLPPKPTQQQCGVSVDTVAAILLAATRGQRYPKFDILPNTSVDYSSLGLSEGGPTSSFGSQSSLQGRGSTQKPIPNGKPHASTSIELSRSAGQSEEGSRTSGVLVAKAIAKTAALAAASEADSSEASLTKEQKQKAERLKRAKMFAVMIKGGTETHGKDLLAHISAEPPDLVQPGLLDSDCKASTLNDATLSLDTSNLSAVQVDFLSREREGSTVPVDAKSSDRSKSERHDSDDDDDSKERKSRKKHRSRSRRHEEGGDVDGEGRDHKHYRKKHRSHHSSPHRKDEHKQGKRHSSPEYGESHRRHKCHSLSEDQHKHRLSSKKHKSCSERKVEPENEVSAEVTARTSSLRVDHSGSMEAALDSSKDLREGSNPLAAATTEVSEDLRAKVRAMLLATM, encoded by the exons atgtgtCATGATCAAATGACTGTCCAG cCTCCTACAGAGAATGTACATCAGATCATTGCGAGAACTGCTATATTTGTCAGCAAACATGGGGGTCAGTCAGAAATTGTCTTGAGGGTCAAACAGTGGGACAATCCAACTTTTGGGTTTCTAAGGCCCAACCACCATCTCCATGCATACTTCAGGTTCCTCATTGATCACGTGGATCTTCTGAATTGTGTAGATACTAAACCTGTAATTGAGAAAAACGAACATAGTGGGAAGAATCTGACAGATGATGCTACTGGTGGGGCATTATCCTTGCTTGGTTCTTTATATGGGTCTGGAGAAGACGAGGATGGTACACTGCAGTTTGTCTCAGAATCTAAAGAGAAGGAACCTGGTGAATCCTTAGATCCTGATAAGGCAGCGATTTCTCATGGATCAGAATGTGCAGAATCTTCCGTTCGATTATCTGAAAAGGCTGAGGAGGCCCCCAAGCCCATTCTTCGTGCTGCTAAAGAAAAGTCTCTCTTGTTGAAAAGAAATCGATTTAGGACTGCTGATAATTCTGCTGTCACGTGTAGCGGGAAAAGAGAAGGTGATTGCCGAGGTTCATTTGGTGTTTCCATAGAGAAGTCACATGCATCCGCTTTGCCAAGCACTTCTACTGTTGAACCTTTGATTTTGGAGCCTCCGTCCCATTTAAAGAGGATGGTTGATAAAATAGTGGAgtttattttgaaaaaggggaaagaattTGAATCAATAGTCATAGAGCAAGATAGCAAAAATGGGAGATTTCCATTCCTTTTACCATCCAATCAATATCATCCTTATTATTTGAAAGTTCTTCAAAAAGCTCAGGAG TCTGTCTTTCCTGGAAAGTGTTTTGCTGCTCCGAATCATGATACAATTGGAAATATGGGGGGTAAGAAAGGTGGTCCGTCCAAAGACGACAATGATGCACTACCCAACGAATCTTCAGTTTCTGATATACCTTTTGATTCTGAGAGGAAAGAGAAGTTTAAAATGGTAATTAGTGGATCAAAAAAGGATGCTCATGATCTGCCACCCAAACCTACTCAACAACAGTGCGGAGTGAGTGTAGATACTGTTGCTGCTATTCTTCTGGCAGCAACAAGAGGCCAGCGGTATCCCAAGTTTGATATTCTCCCCAACACATCAGTGGATTATTCAAGTCTAGGCCTCAGTGAGGGTGGGCCAACCTCAAGCTTTGGCAGTCAATCCTCATTGCAAGGTCGGGGCTCTACACAAAAACCTATTCCTAATGGTAAGCCCCATGCTTCCACGTCCATTGAGTTGTCTAGATCTGCTGGCCAGTCTGAGGAGGGTAGTAGAACCAGTGGTGTATTGGTGGCTAAGGCTATTGCAAAGACTGCTGCCCTTGCAGCTGCCAGTGAAGCTGACTCTTCTGAAGCAAGCTTGACAAAGGAGCAGAAGCAGAAGGCAGAGAGGTTGAAGAGGGCAAAGATGTTTGCAGTCATGATTAAGGGTGGTACAGAAACTCATGGAAAAGATCTGCTGGCCCATATATCTGCTGAACCACCTGATTTAGTGCAGCCTGGCTTACTGGATTCTGATTGTAAGGCTTCAACATTGAATGATGCTACACTATCACTTGACACCTCAAATCTTTCAGCTGTGCAAGTGGATTTTCTtagcagagaaagagaagggagcACAGTACCAGTAGATGCTAAATCCTCTGATAGATCAAAGTCTGAAAGGCatgactctgatgatgatgatgattccaAGGAAAGAAAATCAAGGAAGAAGCACCGGTCAAGGTCCAGAAGGCATGAAGAAGGTGGTGACGTTGATGGTGAAGGAAGGGATCATAAGCACTACCGGAAGAAGCACCGTTCCCACCATTCTTCGCCCCACCGCAAAGATGAGCACAAGCAAGGAAAAAGACATTCATCTCCAGAATATGGGGAATCTCATCGTCGCCACAAGTGTCATAGCTTATCTGAGGATCAGCATAAGCATCGACTTAGCTCTAAGAAGCATAAAAGTTGctcagaaagaaaagtggaaccTGAGAATGAGGTCAGTGCAGAAGTCACGGCTCGAACAAGTTCACTCAGGGTTGATCACAGTGGCAGTATGGAGGCTGCTCTGGATTCATCAAAAGATCTTCGAGAGGGATCAAATCCATTGGCTGCTGCCACTACCGAAGTATCTGAGGATCTGAGAGCAAAAGTTCGGGCCATGTTGTTGGCAACCATGTGA
- the LOC122641849 gene encoding splicing factor, suppressor of white-apricot homolog isoform X1, translating into MDLEMVGRHALLFDDDATATFVNSRDALVEWNSLLIDRFDVRHLLQHPPPPLKKQRHHPSSPTSSEAELDQERYLDLPPLSDDHDLSFLLESDNGAEPAIGGGYHAVTFSYGNPDFSADEQNSSAGLGYSGFQPPFTVPESLLQNLPPTENVHQIIARTAIFVSKHGGQSEIVLRVKQWDNPTFGFLRPNHHLHAYFRFLIDHVDLLNCVDTKPVIEKNEHSGKNLTDDATGGALSLLGSLYGSGEDEDGTLQFVSESKEKEPGESLDPDKAAISHGSECAESSVRLSEKAEEAPKPILRAAKEKSLLLKRNRFRTADNSAVTCSGKREGDCRGSFGVSIEKSHASALPSTSTVEPLILEPPSHLKRMVDKIVEFILKKGKEFESIVIEQDSKNGRFPFLLPSNQYHPYYLKVLQKAQESVFPGKCFAAPNHDTIGNMGGKKGGPSKDDNDALPNESSVSDIPFDSERKEKFKMVISGSKKDAHDLPPKPTQQQCGVSVDTVAAILLAATRGQRYPKFDILPNTSVDYSSLGLSEGGPTSSFGSQSSLQGRGSTQKPIPNGKPHASTSIELSRSAGQSEEGSRTSGVLVAKAIAKTAALAAASEADSSEASLTKEQKQKAERLKRAKMFAVMIKGGTETHGKDLLAHISAEPPDLVQPGLLDSDCKASTLNDATLSLDTSNLSAVQVDFLSREREGSTVPVDAKSSDRSKSERHDSDDDDDSKERKSRKKHRSRSRRHEEGGDVDGEGRDHKHYRKKHRSHHSSPHRKDEHKQGKRHSSPEYGESHRRHKCHSLSEDQHKHRLSSKKHKSCSERKVEPENEVSAEVTARTSSLRVDHSGSMEAALDSSKDLREGSNPLAAATTEVSEDLRAKVRAMLLATM; encoded by the exons atgGATCTGGAGATGGTGGGACGCCATGCTCTTCTATTCGACGACGACGCGACCGCTACTTTCGTTAACTCAAGGGACGCCCTAGTTGAATGGAACTCGCTTCTTATCGATAGATTTGACGTTCGCCATCTCCTTCAACACCCTCCTCCTCCCCTCAAGAAGCAGCGCcaccatccttcttctcctacttCCTCGGAAGCCGAGCTCGATCAGGAGAGATACCTCGACCTACCCCCTCTTTCTGATGACCACGATTTATCTTTTCTTCTAG AATCAGATAATGGAGCAGAACCAGCAATTGGTGGTGGTTATCACGCAGTTACTTTCTCTTATGGAAACCCGGATTTTTCTGCCGATGAACAAAATTCTAGTGCTGGGTTGGGATATTCCGGTTTTCAGCCACCTTTCACAGTGCCTGAAAGCCTTCTTCAAAACCTA cCTCCTACAGAGAATGTACATCAGATCATTGCGAGAACTGCTATATTTGTCAGCAAACATGGGGGTCAGTCAGAAATTGTCTTGAGGGTCAAACAGTGGGACAATCCAACTTTTGGGTTTCTAAGGCCCAACCACCATCTCCATGCATACTTCAGGTTCCTCATTGATCACGTGGATCTTCTGAATTGTGTAGATACTAAACCTGTAATTGAGAAAAACGAACATAGTGGGAAGAATCTGACAGATGATGCTACTGGTGGGGCATTATCCTTGCTTGGTTCTTTATATGGGTCTGGAGAAGACGAGGATGGTACACTGCAGTTTGTCTCAGAATCTAAAGAGAAGGAACCTGGTGAATCCTTAGATCCTGATAAGGCAGCGATTTCTCATGGATCAGAATGTGCAGAATCTTCCGTTCGATTATCTGAAAAGGCTGAGGAGGCCCCCAAGCCCATTCTTCGTGCTGCTAAAGAAAAGTCTCTCTTGTTGAAAAGAAATCGATTTAGGACTGCTGATAATTCTGCTGTCACGTGTAGCGGGAAAAGAGAAGGTGATTGCCGAGGTTCATTTGGTGTTTCCATAGAGAAGTCACATGCATCCGCTTTGCCAAGCACTTCTACTGTTGAACCTTTGATTTTGGAGCCTCCGTCCCATTTAAAGAGGATGGTTGATAAAATAGTGGAgtttattttgaaaaaggggaaagaattTGAATCAATAGTCATAGAGCAAGATAGCAAAAATGGGAGATTTCCATTCCTTTTACCATCCAATCAATATCATCCTTATTATTTGAAAGTTCTTCAAAAAGCTCAGGAG TCTGTCTTTCCTGGAAAGTGTTTTGCTGCTCCGAATCATGATACAATTGGAAATATGGGGGGTAAGAAAGGTGGTCCGTCCAAAGACGACAATGATGCACTACCCAACGAATCTTCAGTTTCTGATATACCTTTTGATTCTGAGAGGAAAGAGAAGTTTAAAATGGTAATTAGTGGATCAAAAAAGGATGCTCATGATCTGCCACCCAAACCTACTCAACAACAGTGCGGAGTGAGTGTAGATACTGTTGCTGCTATTCTTCTGGCAGCAACAAGAGGCCAGCGGTATCCCAAGTTTGATATTCTCCCCAACACATCAGTGGATTATTCAAGTCTAGGCCTCAGTGAGGGTGGGCCAACCTCAAGCTTTGGCAGTCAATCCTCATTGCAAGGTCGGGGCTCTACACAAAAACCTATTCCTAATGGTAAGCCCCATGCTTCCACGTCCATTGAGTTGTCTAGATCTGCTGGCCAGTCTGAGGAGGGTAGTAGAACCAGTGGTGTATTGGTGGCTAAGGCTATTGCAAAGACTGCTGCCCTTGCAGCTGCCAGTGAAGCTGACTCTTCTGAAGCAAGCTTGACAAAGGAGCAGAAGCAGAAGGCAGAGAGGTTGAAGAGGGCAAAGATGTTTGCAGTCATGATTAAGGGTGGTACAGAAACTCATGGAAAAGATCTGCTGGCCCATATATCTGCTGAACCACCTGATTTAGTGCAGCCTGGCTTACTGGATTCTGATTGTAAGGCTTCAACATTGAATGATGCTACACTATCACTTGACACCTCAAATCTTTCAGCTGTGCAAGTGGATTTTCTtagcagagaaagagaagggagcACAGTACCAGTAGATGCTAAATCCTCTGATAGATCAAAGTCTGAAAGGCatgactctgatgatgatgatgattccaAGGAAAGAAAATCAAGGAAGAAGCACCGGTCAAGGTCCAGAAGGCATGAAGAAGGTGGTGACGTTGATGGTGAAGGAAGGGATCATAAGCACTACCGGAAGAAGCACCGTTCCCACCATTCTTCGCCCCACCGCAAAGATGAGCACAAGCAAGGAAAAAGACATTCATCTCCAGAATATGGGGAATCTCATCGTCGCCACAAGTGTCATAGCTTATCTGAGGATCAGCATAAGCATCGACTTAGCTCTAAGAAGCATAAAAGTTGctcagaaagaaaagtggaaccTGAGAATGAGGTCAGTGCAGAAGTCACGGCTCGAACAAGTTCACTCAGGGTTGATCACAGTGGCAGTATGGAGGCTGCTCTGGATTCATCAAAAGATCTTCGAGAGGGATCAAATCCATTGGCTGCTGCCACTACCGAAGTATCTGAGGATCTGAGAGCAAAAGTTCGGGCCATGTTGTTGGCAACCATGTGA
- the LOC122641849 gene encoding splicing factor, suppressor of white-apricot homolog isoform X2 has protein sequence MPCHISTIRFCKFYLKWFLFQYPESDNGAEPAIGGGYHAVTFSYGNPDFSADEQNSSAGLGYSGFQPPFTVPESLLQNLPPTENVHQIIARTAIFVSKHGGQSEIVLRVKQWDNPTFGFLRPNHHLHAYFRFLIDHVDLLNCVDTKPVIEKNEHSGKNLTDDATGGALSLLGSLYGSGEDEDGTLQFVSESKEKEPGESLDPDKAAISHGSECAESSVRLSEKAEEAPKPILRAAKEKSLLLKRNRFRTADNSAVTCSGKREGDCRGSFGVSIEKSHASALPSTSTVEPLILEPPSHLKRMVDKIVEFILKKGKEFESIVIEQDSKNGRFPFLLPSNQYHPYYLKVLQKAQESVFPGKCFAAPNHDTIGNMGGKKGGPSKDDNDALPNESSVSDIPFDSERKEKFKMVISGSKKDAHDLPPKPTQQQCGVSVDTVAAILLAATRGQRYPKFDILPNTSVDYSSLGLSEGGPTSSFGSQSSLQGRGSTQKPIPNGKPHASTSIELSRSAGQSEEGSRTSGVLVAKAIAKTAALAAASEADSSEASLTKEQKQKAERLKRAKMFAVMIKGGTETHGKDLLAHISAEPPDLVQPGLLDSDCKASTLNDATLSLDTSNLSAVQVDFLSREREGSTVPVDAKSSDRSKSERHDSDDDDDSKERKSRKKHRSRSRRHEEGGDVDGEGRDHKHYRKKHRSHHSSPHRKDEHKQGKRHSSPEYGESHRRHKCHSLSEDQHKHRLSSKKHKSCSERKVEPENEVSAEVTARTSSLRVDHSGSMEAALDSSKDLREGSNPLAAATTEVSEDLRAKVRAMLLATM, from the exons ATGCCCTGCCACATCTCTACTATTCgattttgtaaattttatttaaaatggtTCCTCTTTCAATATCCAGAATCAGATAATGGAGCAGAACCAGCAATTGGTGGTGGTTATCACGCAGTTACTTTCTCTTATGGAAACCCGGATTTTTCTGCCGATGAACAAAATTCTAGTGCTGGGTTGGGATATTCCGGTTTTCAGCCACCTTTCACAGTGCCTGAAAGCCTTCTTCAAAACCTA cCTCCTACAGAGAATGTACATCAGATCATTGCGAGAACTGCTATATTTGTCAGCAAACATGGGGGTCAGTCAGAAATTGTCTTGAGGGTCAAACAGTGGGACAATCCAACTTTTGGGTTTCTAAGGCCCAACCACCATCTCCATGCATACTTCAGGTTCCTCATTGATCACGTGGATCTTCTGAATTGTGTAGATACTAAACCTGTAATTGAGAAAAACGAACATAGTGGGAAGAATCTGACAGATGATGCTACTGGTGGGGCATTATCCTTGCTTGGTTCTTTATATGGGTCTGGAGAAGACGAGGATGGTACACTGCAGTTTGTCTCAGAATCTAAAGAGAAGGAACCTGGTGAATCCTTAGATCCTGATAAGGCAGCGATTTCTCATGGATCAGAATGTGCAGAATCTTCCGTTCGATTATCTGAAAAGGCTGAGGAGGCCCCCAAGCCCATTCTTCGTGCTGCTAAAGAAAAGTCTCTCTTGTTGAAAAGAAATCGATTTAGGACTGCTGATAATTCTGCTGTCACGTGTAGCGGGAAAAGAGAAGGTGATTGCCGAGGTTCATTTGGTGTTTCCATAGAGAAGTCACATGCATCCGCTTTGCCAAGCACTTCTACTGTTGAACCTTTGATTTTGGAGCCTCCGTCCCATTTAAAGAGGATGGTTGATAAAATAGTGGAgtttattttgaaaaaggggaaagaattTGAATCAATAGTCATAGAGCAAGATAGCAAAAATGGGAGATTTCCATTCCTTTTACCATCCAATCAATATCATCCTTATTATTTGAAAGTTCTTCAAAAAGCTCAGGAG TCTGTCTTTCCTGGAAAGTGTTTTGCTGCTCCGAATCATGATACAATTGGAAATATGGGGGGTAAGAAAGGTGGTCCGTCCAAAGACGACAATGATGCACTACCCAACGAATCTTCAGTTTCTGATATACCTTTTGATTCTGAGAGGAAAGAGAAGTTTAAAATGGTAATTAGTGGATCAAAAAAGGATGCTCATGATCTGCCACCCAAACCTACTCAACAACAGTGCGGAGTGAGTGTAGATACTGTTGCTGCTATTCTTCTGGCAGCAACAAGAGGCCAGCGGTATCCCAAGTTTGATATTCTCCCCAACACATCAGTGGATTATTCAAGTCTAGGCCTCAGTGAGGGTGGGCCAACCTCAAGCTTTGGCAGTCAATCCTCATTGCAAGGTCGGGGCTCTACACAAAAACCTATTCCTAATGGTAAGCCCCATGCTTCCACGTCCATTGAGTTGTCTAGATCTGCTGGCCAGTCTGAGGAGGGTAGTAGAACCAGTGGTGTATTGGTGGCTAAGGCTATTGCAAAGACTGCTGCCCTTGCAGCTGCCAGTGAAGCTGACTCTTCTGAAGCAAGCTTGACAAAGGAGCAGAAGCAGAAGGCAGAGAGGTTGAAGAGGGCAAAGATGTTTGCAGTCATGATTAAGGGTGGTACAGAAACTCATGGAAAAGATCTGCTGGCCCATATATCTGCTGAACCACCTGATTTAGTGCAGCCTGGCTTACTGGATTCTGATTGTAAGGCTTCAACATTGAATGATGCTACACTATCACTTGACACCTCAAATCTTTCAGCTGTGCAAGTGGATTTTCTtagcagagaaagagaagggagcACAGTACCAGTAGATGCTAAATCCTCTGATAGATCAAAGTCTGAAAGGCatgactctgatgatgatgatgattccaAGGAAAGAAAATCAAGGAAGAAGCACCGGTCAAGGTCCAGAAGGCATGAAGAAGGTGGTGACGTTGATGGTGAAGGAAGGGATCATAAGCACTACCGGAAGAAGCACCGTTCCCACCATTCTTCGCCCCACCGCAAAGATGAGCACAAGCAAGGAAAAAGACATTCATCTCCAGAATATGGGGAATCTCATCGTCGCCACAAGTGTCATAGCTTATCTGAGGATCAGCATAAGCATCGACTTAGCTCTAAGAAGCATAAAAGTTGctcagaaagaaaagtggaaccTGAGAATGAGGTCAGTGCAGAAGTCACGGCTCGAACAAGTTCACTCAGGGTTGATCACAGTGGCAGTATGGAGGCTGCTCTGGATTCATCAAAAGATCTTCGAGAGGGATCAAATCCATTGGCTGCTGCCACTACCGAAGTATCTGAGGATCTGAGAGCAAAAGTTCGGGCCATGTTGTTGGCAACCATGTGA